From the genome of Methanorbis rubei:
AAGCGTACTCTCTTGCCGACCGCGAAGAGCGAAAAGTTGGCGAGCCTGATCTGGTCGCAGTCAGAAACAGTGATGAGAAACGCTTCGACCTGATCACCTGTTATCGAAGCAGAATGTTTGCAAAAGAGGACGGAGACGCATACCTCCCCTGGACAAGTCCTGAGACCTATGCGGCATACCTGAAGTATGCAGAGCAGGAGGGAAATCCCTGCTATGTCATCTTCGGCCTGCACGGATTTGCAGACGAACCGAAGTTTCTGTTCTCGGTCCCGCTCGCAGAAGCGGTCTTCGACCTGCCGAGATCAGTCTTGAAAAAATATGAAGTAGCTGCAACAAAAGATCTTCTGCCTTAGATGAACTTCAGCAGTCTGTTTCGCTTATCACTTTTTTTAGGAGTGTTTGGAGCAATGGCTTTGTCAAACGCTGTTGTTCCGGTTCTCACCAATATCACAGAAGACCCAGCACTTCAGGGCGCAGTTTACTCAGCCTACTTTTTCGGGGCATTTCTCATGGTGTTTCCCGCAGGATGGATATCTGATAAACTTGGGCGAGCCCCGCTGATGAAAATCGGACTCCTTGGAACGGCGGCGGCGGCAGTACTGCTCTGGCTCTCATATCCTGATCCGACCGCGGCAGTTCTGCTGAGATTTCTGGAAGGACTCCTTACCGGCATGTTCGTCTCGTCAGCCATGGCTCTGGTGAACTCAGGAAAGGATCACAAAAAACTCGCCGGCGGATTTGTTGCACTGATGAATGTGGGAATGGTGGCAGGGCTTGTGGTGAGCGGTGGTATTGCCGCAGTTCAGATATATGCCGGAGTCCTGCTCTTCGGGGTTCTTACAGGAGCTGCGGGACTCCTCAGCCTCGGCCTCAACGATGATGACACATTTTCTCCTGCGGTCTCAACAGCCGCACATATCTGGAAGATTGCCGTCTATCACAAATGGCTCTGGTTTGCCATGCTGATATTCTGCGGAACGACCGGTGTGGTAATCTCAATGTACCCTGAGTTGTCAGGGTTCAGCGCTGAAATGAACGGCATCATAACAGCTCTGATGAGTGTGGCAACAGCGATTTGTGTCTACACAGCGTCAAGGATGCGGTTTTCAGACTCGCTTTCGGTGGTGAGAACTTCAGGCATCCTGCTCGCACTTTCGGTTCCCGTTGTGCTGCTGAATCCGGTCGGCATGATCTTTGTCGGGGCGTTGTTTGGTGTGATTACGGTTGCCGTGCTGAATTATATTGCACAGACCAGGCAGCCGCAGGGAGTGATGAACGGGTTGTTCAACATGACACAGTATGCAGGGATGGCGGCGCTGCCGTTTGCAGCAGGCTTGCTGGTCCTTCCGGTCGGATATCTGGGCGTGTTTGCGATAACTGCCGTGCTGAACGTGCTTGCGGGTCTTCTGGTTGTCAAGTGTCCGTGTTACGTTAGGTAGGCATGGGTCGCATTTCAGCCCACGGAAAAACGGAACACACCAAAACTTCACTGAAAATTCCGCGGGTTCCGTTTTTCCGTGAGAGGAATAAAATAAAAAAAATTAGGATCTTCTTGTAATCAGAAGAGCCGCTCCAAGCATTCCTACAGCCGCAAGAATCCCAAAGCCCGGCGTCTGGGTTGGAGTCGGAGCCGCGGTGCTCGGAGTCAGAGTGGGAAGTGTTGTCGGAAACGCGGTCGGAACATAGGTAGGTCCGGTCTGGTCGGTAACCACGAATTCCTGCGTTGCCGAAGCTCCTGTTTTGATGCCGGTAACACTTACCTCATAATCAGAAGGATGCAGAGGAACAACACTGTAGCTCCAGACATTCTGACCTGAAGTGGGTCCGGTAAGAACAACAGTCTGACCTGACGTTCCCTGCGACCATGAAGAAGCATCAACAGCATTCTCTGCCTCCTTGTCCGACGGCCAGTAGTTGAAAATGGTTACATCAACAGAGAGCACATCACCGACAGCAAGATTCGTCGTTCCCGAAATAATAAAGGAGCTTCCCATATACTGGGTACCGATCGGATTAATGGTGATCAGCGGATACGCTATCTGGAACGTAAATGTCTGGCAGAGATCAGGAATGTTCGGGCTGTCGATCATATTCACAAGAGCATAGGCAGCCTGAGAACTCTGAAGAGCGTTTGGTCCCTGAACAACAAAACTGCTGCCGTCCGCAGGAACACCGCTGCCCGGGTTCACCGTGATGTAGGTCGTGTCGCCAACAGTAACCGGCCCGACACTAAATGTGCTGCCGGTGCCGGGACTCTGCACAACACAGTAGTACTCTGAAGGCGACATATCGGCAGTGGTCTGAAGCTCGTAGCTGTAGAGACCGCCGTTCACCTGAACCTTGGTGTATTTGAAATAGTTTGGACCAAAGAAGTAGAGAGCCACCTGCTGGGCGCCCGGAGCCTGCCCGCTGACATAGAAGGGATCTCCCTGCGCAACCGTGGTATCAGCTGATGCCGGAGCCGCGAAGGCTGCAAGAATCAGCAGGACGCATGCACAGAAAATCATGCGTCTGGTAAATGATGAGCGTTTTTTTATCATAGACAAGATATATGTCCTTTTGCCATCCCATTAATTATAATGGTTGTGACAAAATCCTCTCTTCCCCGTCCGGTGGTGAAGTGGGCAGGAGGTAAGAAGCAGTTGATCGGCGAACTTGCCGAACGCTGCCCACAGGATTTTGCCAATTATCTGGAGCCGTTTGTCGGCGGAGGAATTCTGTACTTATCTCTCTGGCGTCTGGGGAGGATTCATGGGACTGCGGTGTTAAATGATGCAAACCCTGAACTGATAAATCTCTACAAAATGATCCGTGACCGCCCTGAGGAGTTGGTGGAACAGGCGGCAGGCCCGGAGTTTGTGAACACCAAAGAGGCGTATCTCTCCTGCCGAAATCGGTTTAACGAGATCCGGGGGACGGACGCATGTCTTGAGCGTGCAGTTCTTTTTTTGTATCTGAATCATCACGGCTACAACGGGCTCTGGCGGGTGAACCGGAAGGGAGAGTATAATATTCCGTTTGGACAGTATGTGCGCCCGCCGAGATTCTGCAATGCTAACGCGATTTTTTCGATGTCTGATGCGCTCACGTCGGCCGTTTTGATGGAGGGCGACTTCGGGCAAGTGATGCCAAA
Proteins encoded in this window:
- a CDS encoding Dam family site-specific DNA-(adenine-N6)-methyltransferase, producing the protein MVVTKSSLPRPVVKWAGGKKQLIGELAERCPQDFANYLEPFVGGGILYLSLWRLGRIHGTAVLNDANPELINLYKMIRDRPEELVEQAAGPEFVNTKEAYLSCRNRFNEIRGTDACLERAVLFLYLNHHGYNGLWRVNRKGEYNIPFGQYVRPPRFCNANAIFSMSDALTSAVLMEGDFGQVMPKIQKGDFVYLDPPYHPLSSTAYFTSYTTGPFLFEEQERLFGMFREADRAGASVMLSNSVAPEILEMYGEYFIERVPVLRLINVNGARRAGGEEIIVRNYEGK
- a CDS encoding MFS transporter, producing the protein MNFSSLFRLSLFLGVFGAMALSNAVVPVLTNITEDPALQGAVYSAYFFGAFLMVFPAGWISDKLGRAPLMKIGLLGTAAAAVLLWLSYPDPTAAVLLRFLEGLLTGMFVSSAMALVNSGKDHKKLAGGFVALMNVGMVAGLVVSGGIAAVQIYAGVLLFGVLTGAAGLLSLGLNDDDTFSPAVSTAAHIWKIAVYHKWLWFAMLIFCGTTGVVISMYPELSGFSAEMNGIITALMSVATAICVYTASRMRFSDSLSVVRTSGILLALSVPVVLLNPVGMIFVGALFGVITVAVLNYIAQTRQPQGVMNGLFNMTQYAGMAALPFAAGLLVLPVGYLGVFAITAVLNVLAGLLVVKCPCYVR
- a CDS encoding PGF-CTERM sorting domain-containing protein, producing MIKKRSSFTRRMIFCACVLLILAAFAAPASADTTVAQGDPFYVSGQAPGAQQVALYFFGPNYFKYTKVQVNGGLYSYELQTTADMSPSEYYCVVQSPGTGSTFSVGPVTVGDTTYITVNPGSGVPADGSSFVVQGPNALQSSQAAYALVNMIDSPNIPDLCQTFTFQIAYPLITINPIGTQYMGSSFIISGTTNLAVGDVLSVDVTIFNYWPSDKEAENAVDASSWSQGTSGQTVVLTGPTSGQNVWSYSVVPLHPSDYEVSVTGIKTGASATQEFVVTDQTGPTYVPTAFPTTLPTLTPSTAAPTPTQTPGFGILAAVGMLGAALLITRRS